The genomic region CAAATTTGACATTGCCTATTTGGTTGGAGGCCATTGACAATGCCAAATTAGAGCCGTTAGGCTGAGGTGTCTAAAATGCATATTCGGATGGAGTTGTTTAAAACTGACCCCTGATGGTGTTACTTGTGTAAGTTATTTTTAAAATTTTAATTGTTTTCCAGAAATTGGAAGTAATTCCTTGAATAACAATGTTAGATTGTAGGTCTTGTTGAATAACAATGTTTTCCAGACGGGATTTTGCTGATGCCGTCTTAAGTTTCTTCCAGTATCCCAATTTGAAACAAATGCGGTTCCGCTAGTATCTTGGGAGATTTTCCAGACCTACCAAGGGACGAAAGACACCCAAGATGGTGATTTACATGTAGGAATAGAATTGTTGGTCTTTCTTTCTCATACTTTGCTTTGATTGTAATCGGCTGCATTGAAGCCTATTCGAAATAAAGAATGCCAATACATGTTGTTTCTTCCCGCAGTTGGTATATATATGAAGCTCGCTGAAAGAAAATAGCTCTCTTGTTTTTTGTTTTGTTTTTATAAGGTAAATTACAACTGCGTGAGTCGAATTCACAACCTCTCACTTACTAAAAGAGAGACTATGTCACTAGACCAAATGGTAATGAGCTCCCTTATCTTTCTCATCTGAATGGAAAAGAGATTTCCCGTAAAATTTTCCAATGTTTGGTAACACACTGAATATTAGACAAGATTGTTAAAAATCCTGTAATAAATGCAGGAGTTTGGACATAAAGGAGGAAAGTGATTTAGAGTTTGGAAAGAATCACACTTACCTTCCTATTATCCCTTAATCCAGGAGAATATTTCCTTTCCTTTTGCAAAGCAGGAAGATTTCACTTTTCGCGACCAAAAAAAGGTTGAAAGTACTCGATATGAAGAAATCTCACTATAAAATAAAAGCAATTAAGTAAAGGACCAAATAGCTAAGGGTAGACAGATAAACAGAGGTTTGACGAACTTTCAAAATAGAAAGAAAAGTTTGTTGTTCGTCTTTCACATTAAAAAAATAAATAAATAAATAAAATAAAATAAAATAATTCTACTAGTTTTCAATAACAAAGATAATTATTTATAGTTATAGACTCTACCTTTCCTAATTTAAGCTCTTCAGAGCAATTCTATTTTCATGTACTTTACATTTCAGCTCTCGCACTGCAATGTACCCTTCTTTCCCTAGCTAGTTGCTTACATGCATTTCAAGTCATCAAGTCACCTTTCATTGACACGGGTATGGTAAAAAAGAACCGTCTCTCTACAATGTTCCTCTCTTCTCATTTCATTCTATGATCCTACATATGTTTGCAACCATATTTATATGGAGCTGTAATTATAGACTTTACTTGAACCTACTTAACAGCTAAGCAACCAGTCTCTTCCACCCTGCTCCCATCTCCAAAAGAATTGACCTCATTGTCCAGCTGTGAGGAGACTTCAGAAGCAGTGTCATCAATACTCAAGTTTGAAATTTCACCACCAAGGGAAGTAGAGCCTTCATCTTCGCTGCTGATTGATGTTGCAGGTGATACATCCGCAGGTGATGGAGATGCTTCCGAGCCATCAACTGGTTGTTGCAGGCTCCAAAACATAATGCTGGCTGTTAGGGTCAGAAGCATCTTCTGATTCACCTGCCATAAGATCACACATGTCATATGAACCAAAATTATATGTCAATGACAACCGCTACTACCACCAACAATTTGTGTGTCTAGAACAAATAAATAAACAATTGACCTTTGGCCACGATTCACATAAATGACTCTTTGCTATTCAAGAAAGTCAGAACTCATATGCAAGTGCAATTTTGATCTTTCCCACAAATTGTCTGACTATCTAACTCATAAATAGAAAAGAATGGGAAATGTTACTTCTTCAGGCTCCTAGAATTAAATGAGATGAACGAACAAACCAAACAATTAGATTTGAAAGTTCGACCAAAAAAAAGATTTGAAAGGTTTTCTTTTTACCTCCATGATGTCCTCAGGCAACAAGAAAATGGAACAACCAAGCTTTCGCGCAACACTGACTATGTATGTAGCATTTAACTTCTTTTCATCAGCTATTATTTCACAAAAGAAAAGCAGACTTATCTGATCAGTACTTTCGTCCAAATCGAGTTCTTTGTCAATTGAAAACAATAATCCTGCAAAAAATCTTACCACTATCACCCTTGGTAACAAGGTTCCAATTGACAACCCTAGGCTCCACAGCACTGAGAAGCTCAAGGAAGAAAATCCCATTCGACAGGCTCTTATCCTGGATAAATCAAAGGTTTCAGAGCCAAAAGTTATCATCTATGAAATTTGATCTCAACCAACTCAACTCAAAATGCAGATGCTTTGGTCTATTTGAACCTTAAAACTCTCCATTTGAGAAGTTCGGCCGGTGCTATTAACTTTGTTGTTAGCCCACTTTAAAATATCTGTATCTGTCATCTCCTTTCCTCGAGAGTGAGATCTTAGATTCTTCAAGAGTTGAAGCATATTAAACCTCATCAACTGCCATAGAAAAGCTGAAACAGAGAAAAACACAATATTAGCATTTAATTCTCAAGCAACCAAGAAATAGCAACACAAAAACAACCGACACTTGGAAACTCCAGTTGACATAAAGAAACAAAACCATGTTTCATTATTTTGGGAGTATCAAACAATTGCAGAAAATTTTTGAGAAGAGAAAGAAGAAGAAGCTTTAAAGTTAGGTCAGCTGAAGAAATAAACTTGTTAACCCAGATTATGCAACTCATCAATGGCTACATCAGTGCGTAAACATGTCTTCAAAAATAATGAAGCTGAAATTTGTTAATGAAATAAAAAAAAAGCTATTGAAGCCTGTAAAGGGAAAGGCATTGACAGAGAAGTTGACATCATCAGGCAGAGTACAAAATAAATCGGTCTAGATGTTAAACTCGAAAGTAACGCAGATTGTATTTGTTGGTACGCAAATTGATAAATGTAGAACATTACCGAGTATGAGCTTCTTATTTCCCTGCACAATATCATTTCCAGCTACATTCACCAGAGACAATTTGAGCTGCTTCCCAATCCTTACAACCTGATTGCAATTCTCTACTTTCCTAAATGGCATCTTGATTGGTGGCCTTGATGCTTGCTTCCAGTTAACTGATCCTGGAGAAACCTTATCAAGCACCTCTAAGAGAATCCATCTGCATTCAATACATGCAAATGTTACAATTAGGAACCGAAATGTTATTTAGTTAAGGCCATCATTATATGTGTCCACAACTTAAGAAACTTGGCATCGGCATCTATGCTTCTTGAATTATCACTCAACTTCATATATTATTAGCAACTTGACTACAATACTCACCCATTTATAGAATATTTTCTTCTTGAATACATAACTTGATAAGAAATTCAAATATAGGTATTGCCACTGTTCTGACTTAAATGTGGAACACTCACCCATTTCTCACATCCTCAAATACATTATTAACATAAGTCGCAATGCCTAGACTGTTGATCCACAGCCTGAAGCATCTCTCTTCTCGTGATGTTTGAACATCATCTGTCATCATCTCTGCAAAAGATATCTTTTTGCTATCTGTAGTGAGGCCATTCCTGTACAAGGTGTACTCTTAATCAACAATTCAGTTGAGAAAAATAGCCAATTTGATATGAGTACACACATAACACAGTTGTTATCTCAATATTCCAATGTCAATTAATTGCTCCCCTGTCAGAGAGTCTGGTCTCATGGTCTCAATTGCCACAACCTAACAAGATCAAAAGTCCTAAATGATGACTGCTAATTACTACAGAGAAATGGTTCGACAAATTTTGTTGACAATTTATCATATGCAGAATTAACTAGTACGCCTAAGCTTACTCCAATACTTCTTAACTTTGTCCCAGATGATATATGTTTCCCAAAACAAAGAAAGCACAAAGTTACCTTCTAAAACAAAAGAACTGCCTTTCAAAAAAAAAAGCAAAAAAAGAACTGATAGTTACTGCGGACCTTTCGTGGAAGATCTGTGCCACAAATGCCAGATTTAAGTTTGAAGAACCCTCAAGAATGTCTTTTGGGGATAAATATCTTTTGCAGTTCATTCTCTCAGCATGATCAAGAACCAACTTTGCTCTTTCGTCAGGTTTGGCATCCAATGTGGCTGGATTGCAGTGTTCTGGAGCAAGGACATTAAGTAGGTACGCATAAGCCTCTCCATCCTGTACATAAATTACAAACAAGAAAAATATAATCAGTTTATACAATTATATTCGATAATATTTATAACATACCAATAAAGCTGCTGCAGCTTACTGTTGGACTGAAGGAAGTGGGAGGTGCATACTACACAAGACTATATAGATTCATTAAGAGTAGGTAAACTGGAACCACGTTCCCATTTAATTCAGCACTAGTCCTCTCATGTGTTCTGTATGTCTATTAAATCACAAGTTTTCAGGTGCTTATATGTTGCCATGCTTTGTCCCAGAATAGAACTTTGCACCATAACTTCAGTTTAGACATGCTAATACAGATAATCTAGCATGATCCATATATAGATATCCATATATGACTCACTGATATATCCTACCACTACGTATGCCCTGGAAGTCATAGTCAGTCTGCGACTTACATGCTCCTAGAATATGCAGAATGGATGACGATAAATACCTTCAGATCAGAAGAGAAGTTCGCAACTGCCTTCTTGTAGCCTGCTTTCTGGAGATGGAAATTCATCCATTTCAACAAGACCTTCTCAGGTGGTAAACTCAAAAGCTCTTCAACATCCTGTGAGATACCAGAACATAACTTCAATGTCCTTCCAAAAAGGACACATATACACATTTATAAATAGAGCAACATACCATGGACTAATAGGTACAAAAACAGAAAAGAAGAGATGCTCAAACGCATTACCTTGCTATCATCTACCAATTCCACAAGCTGAGGAGTCTTCTTAAGGTTCAGATCTGCCAACAGTTGGATCTGAAATTGCCATATTAAATTCGTGCAAGAACAAAGGGGGAGGAAATAGCTGATTACTATAGCAAGTACTGTTTCTCCATCAATACACTAGAGTATGTGTCAAAACTTCAGTTGCTTACCTTTATTATTTGTGAAATCAATCCCAATACCAGATGAGGCTGCAAACAAACAACCAGACTGTAAATTCTAAAACTTCAAATATATCATATCAAACTATTATTAAAGCAAAAATAAACAAAACATACTCTTCCTTCAACGAGGTCTTGTGTGCCAATATTAACCACCGTGCAGCCAATAGCCTTGGCAGAGTTGAGGCAAAGAGTATGGTTTTCATTCCTCTCCCAGGGGTTGAGGACTCGTTTGGTGTTAATTGCTCTTTCATCTATTGTCCCAGGCACAGCAACATTTATAAGCTTACTGCAATTAAACCATTACATGAATAACGCAAGACAAAATGAAACCTTTATCTGAGGTAAATATGTAGACAATAATCAAGTAAGTCAAATTTGTATACCATAAGAGAACTCCATCTTTTGCAAGATTGAATAGATCATTTGTAGCTGGGTCCAATGGGAGAAACTGCTGTAGAAATGGGTCATCCCCGAGATAACTGTTTATGTGAGCAACATAAGATGCTTTCTCTGATTCACTGATAGTGTGAAGTAGAGTAGTTGTGGAAGCCTTCAAGAATGACCAAGAGTTTTTTGCACCACCAGATTTTGCTGTTGTTTGACCTTGCAAATTCAAGTATGCCTGTGTATTTGATGCAACTAATTAACATGGTATCTCCTATAAAGCAACACAATTTTACATGAAAGCAAATGACATAACATGTCACATACTCCAGATTCCAGAACAATAAACCAAACAAAAAAATTGTGTGTGTTTGCCCGCATGTTTTAGAATTAGAGAACAGAAAATGACTCACCTTAAGGAAGGATTCAAAGTCAATTTCAGCACTCAAGTTAGAACCCAACCCACTTAAGATGTTCCTAATCTCCTCCTCAGTATGCGTTTCTTTAAATGCCTTTGATGTCACCATTAAAGCTGGCAAATCTCCAGCAGTGACTATGCCATTCTGATTCTTCACTGAAGTAAACTGACCGAAACAACAGCAGAGGAGCCAAAATCACACAACGTCCTCTAATATCATACTATAACAACATCCAAATAAACTCCTACTTAAACAATAAATGATCAAGGAACAGAATATACGTACTTTGGAATGCAAACTGCGAAGCTCAACCTGCGTGAACTGGCTTTGAAGCAACTGATCAGAAATGAGAACCCCTGTATAACTCGACATCTCCACCAATTGCCAAGCGGAGATGAAACCTACTACACCCTGTTTAACTCCTCCTAAAAATTCCGCAACTAAAGAACATAACCCAGCACGGGTACTTTCAAAACCACTGTCAGGACCCGACTCCAATCACATCAAATCTGCAAAGCGGTTGTCCTACTCTGCTCCTAAATATAGATCAACAAATGATGCCAGATTAGGGAGTGCATTCATCTAAAATCACGAAACATCAATCGAAGATGCCAATCAAAGATATTATACCAACATTAGGACTATGAATTGCACCAAAACATAGGGAACACAAGATCAAAAACTTCCCAGAAATGAAAATACATAGACTTTATTTATTTGCAAACAAAATCAAGTTCTGATGTATTTCTTTCTTTGAAAATTGTTGCGATAACCATGCAAATCAATGCAATACTGAAAACTCAATCAGAAATTCGATGAATACACACACACAAGTTCCAAATACAATGAAACAGTAAACACACAACACATGTGACATACCAAACATAAATCATGAACAGAAACAAAACCCAGCAACATAAGAATTACGAAAACCAAACCCAAATCCAGAAAACGGAAGAAGTGGCCAAAGACCAAGAAGTACACACACCCACACCAGTAATCAGTAATTGAGTAATGTCAAAGAGTAGTAAATCGTTGCGTGCGCTTTCATTCTGAAACACTTTGAGTTGACAAAAATGAAATAAAAAATGAATCGAAACCCAATAAAGAAAGCGTGAAAACTACGCAAACCCAGAAACTGCATACCTCTTATCAAAATCAACACCATCCACTCATGAATATGAATTACTTTCTCTCGAAATCTTGGAATGCAGAGAACAAGATGGGGTTGGGAGGAAGGGGAGGATTAAGAGAGAGAAACGGGATCGAGGTTTCTTCACGGGAGAGCAAAGTGAGAAACGGAGAGGTGGGAGGGGGAGTCGCTAAGACCAAAAAACCGAAGACAGCAGAGAGGTGACTGGCAGCGCAGCGGTTAAGGGTACGCGCGCGATTATGAGAAAGTGTGGTGGACTCGCTCTTGCTGTTGTCCAACGCGGTGTGTGTGGGTGTCAACTGTTTGGTTGTATCTACGACTCTATCGTCGTGGGGATCGCTCTCTCACTTTTATCTCTTTCTTTTTTGCGTCTCATATATGGCGTCTGTTTAATACAAAATTTTTAGTTTTCTCAACATGGGACTCACGCTCTCTCATTTGCCAAAAAAAACAAAATTGCATAAGAGATTGATATTTTTGTCTTTATTTTTATATTTTTTAAGCACTGATCAATCTTATTCATAAATCACAATACTCAAAAATAGAACGATGAATTACATGTGTCAAACACCATCTTTTTTGCCTCTCATATATCATGTATGACGCCTGTTTAATACATCAATTTTGAGTCTTCTCAACATGGGATTCACGCTCTCTCATCTCATGCCAAAAGAAAACAAAATTGCATAAGAGATTCATATTTTTGTCTTTATTTTTATATTCTTTAAGCATTGATCAATGTCATTCACAAATCACAATACTCAAAGATAGAACGATGAATTACATGTGTCAAGAACCGTCTGTTTTAATGACACATAAGTCTTTCGTTTGTTAGTGAAAGATCGTGACTATATACCTGTTGTGGCATATCAAATAAACAACTGATCAGAAAAACATTGTAATACATACTTTTTTATTGCTAGAGTGACATGCAAAGCATATATTTTATATGAGATAAGTACCAGTGATAGATGTATCTAAATTCTGAAACCTGTCTAGGCTAATTAGAAGTGATATAGGCTATTTTATATGGGATA from Fragaria vesca subsp. vesca linkage group LG3, FraVesHawaii_1.0, whole genome shotgun sequence harbors:
- the LOC101312327 gene encoding fimbrin-1-like produces the protein MSSYTGVLISDQLLQSQFTQVELRSLHSKFTSVKNQNGIVTAGDLPALMVTSKAFKETHTEEEIRNILSGLGSNLSAEIDFESFLKAYLNLQGQTTAKSGGAKNSWSFLKASTTTLLHTISESEKASYVAHINSYLGDDPFLQQFLPLDPATNDLFNLAKDGVLLCKLINVAVPGTIDERAINTKRVLNPWERNENHTLCLNSAKAIGCTVVNIGTQDLVEGRPHLVLGLISQIIKIQLLADLNLKKTPQLVELVDDSKDVEELLSLPPEKVLLKWMNFHLQKAGYKKAVANFSSDLKDGEAYAYLLNVLAPEHCNPATLDAKPDERAKLVLDHAERMNCKRYLSPKDILEGSSNLNLAFVAQIFHERNGLTTDSKKISFAEMMTDDVQTSREERCFRLWINSLGIATYVNNVFEDVRNGWILLEVLDKVSPGSVNWKQASRPPIKMPFRKVENCNQVVRIGKQLKLSLVNVAGNDIVQGNKKLILAFLWQLMRFNMLQLLKNLRSHSRGKEMTDTDILKWANNKVNSTGRTSQMESFKDKSLSNGIFFLELLSAVEPRVVNWNLVTKGDSADEKKLNATYIVSVARKLGCSIFLLPEDIMEVNQKMLLTLTASIMFWSLQQPVDGSEASPSPADVSPATSISSEDEGSTSLGGEISNLSIDDTASEVSSQLDNEVNSFGDGSRVEETGCLAVK